The Methanofervidicoccus sp. A16 genome has a segment encoding these proteins:
- a CDS encoding DNA polymerase sliding clamp, whose product MFKATISNAKEFKKIIDAMSNLVDEISFEVDERGLRASAMDPSHVALVSVNVPREAFEEYIADPHEIGVNLEALKKIMKRAKSKEKLALELDEEKNRLNIILKNDATRKFSLALYDVSTSNVKVPDLNYPNEIVIKAGAFKDALKDAELVDDHVTLQTDEEGRFIVFSKGDINQCETIFDENSEAVLDIRITEPARSTFSLSYLEDITKAASSDDILHIYLGTDMPVKIEFNIADGKILFLLAPRIES is encoded by the coding sequence ATGTTCAAAGCAACGATTAGTAATGCAAAGGAGTTTAAAAAAATAATTGATGCCATGAGTAACTTAGTAGATGAGATCTCCTTTGAGGTAGATGAAAGGGGTCTAAGGGCAAGTGCAATGGATCCATCTCACGTAGCGCTAGTGAGTGTGAATGTTCCAAGGGAGGCTTTTGAGGAGTATATTGCAGATCCTCATGAAATAGGGGTAAATCTTGAGGCGTTGAAAAAGATCATGAAAAGAGCAAAATCGAAGGAAAAATTGGCTTTAGAACTGGATGAGGAGAAAAACAGGTTGAATATTATCCTTAAAAACGATGCGACGAGAAAGTTCTCACTCGCCCTCTACGATGTCAGTACCTCGAATGTTAAAGTACCAGATCTGAACTATCCAAATGAGATAGTTATAAAGGCGGGGGCATTCAAAGATGCCCTGAAGGATGCAGAGTTAGTTGATGACCATGTCACTCTACAGACAGATGAAGAGGGTAGATTTATAGTATTTTCAAAGGGAGATATAAATCAGTGTGAGACGATCTTCGATGAAAACAGTGAGGCTGTATTGGATATAAGGATCACAGAACCTGCAAGAAGTACCTTCAGTCTCTCATACTTGGAGGATATTACAAAGGCAGCATCCTCAGACGATATACTCCACATATACTTAGGAACTGACATGCCTGTAAAGATAGAGTTTAACATTGCAGATGGAAAGATTCTCTTCCTCCTGGCTCCAAGGATAGAGTCCTAA
- a CDS encoding ABC transporter permease, whose product MMELIYGFIFIFIAIILSIKEEIRLEKEILYSAFLALVQLILLGYVLIYVFEYEGMIITYIIVLVMILTATYIVNSKISTKIKGNKWFMFFYIFLTLLTVAFFTLIVWKFSYIVPYEPRYIIPLMGMIVGNSMNTIHLALDKIIDHIRSNRDILWGYLALGASEFQALKPFMKVAITSAVIPKMNMTKSVGIIFIPGTMTGMLLSGVDPLYAAKIQVIIMWMILGTALLSGLILCYLSYRELIRI is encoded by the coding sequence ATGATGGAGTTGATCTATGGTTTCATCTTTATATTTATCGCTATAATCCTATCTATCAAAGAAGAGATCAGGTTAGAGAAGGAGATACTGTATTCTGCCTTTCTGGCACTTGTTCAACTTATACTGTTAGGTTATGTTCTTATCTATGTTTTTGAATATGAGGGAATGATAATTACCTACATCATAGTACTTGTAATGATACTTACTGCAACCTATATCGTCAACAGTAAAATTAGTACTAAAATTAAAGGTAATAAATGGTTTATGTTTTTTTATATCTTCTTAACACTTCTAACAGTTGCCTTCTTTACCTTGATAGTATGGAAGTTTTCCTATATAGTGCCCTACGAACCAAGGTATATTATTCCCTTAATGGGCATGATTGTTGGAAATTCCATGAATACCATCCATTTGGCACTGGATAAGATCATAGATCATATTAGATCCAACAGAGATATACTCTGGGGTTATCTAGCTTTAGGTGCATCTGAGTTTCAGGCACTGAAACCATTTATGAAGGTGGCGATTACCTCCGCCGTTATACCTAAGATGAACATGACTAAATCTGTAGGCATTATATTTATACCAGGGACTATGACAGGTATGTTACTCAGTGGTGTAGATCCTCTATATGCGGCGAAGATTCAAGTTATAATTATGTGGATGATACTGGGAACTGCCTTACTTTCAGGTTTAATACTCTGTTATCTCTCCTACAGGGAGTTAATTAGGATATAA
- the cofF gene encoding coenzyme gamma-F420-2:alpha-L-glutamate ligase encodes MITIISPEGSSTTYALKRAIEDLGVRCEIQLLADDRLIVDRDFNIECDLIHPRCSIGNYLDRLTMYSWQVLNALECEGHTFINSLKTLYNSSDKFKTIKILSKNKINTPKTALIRDYEDAKRFMERENLDYPVVLKNSFSKCGVTVRKITSDEELKKYTKNAIWEGMIVQEYIDFKIGDAYRDIRILVVEDEVVGGYSRVSKNFITNLYMGGSIKPVEITEELEDLALRCAQAMGGDIMGVDILPSKEGYYVIETNAVPGLKGFQYLGVDADYRIAEFLIRCSKV; translated from the coding sequence ATGATAACCATAATAAGCCCAGAGGGAAGTTCTACAACTTATGCCCTAAAGAGGGCTATAGAGGATCTAGGAGTAAGATGTGAGATACAACTCTTAGCAGATGATAGATTAATAGTGGATAGAGATTTCAATATAGAGTGTGATTTAATACATCCCAGATGTAGTATAGGTAATTACTTAGATAGATTAACCATGTACTCCTGGCAGGTGTTAAATGCCTTGGAATGTGAAGGGCATACCTTTATAAACAGTTTAAAAACCCTATATAACTCATCAGATAAGTTTAAAACTATTAAAATACTCTCTAAAAATAAAATAAATACTCCAAAAACCGCCCTAATAAGAGATTACGAAGATGCAAAAAGGTTTATGGAGAGGGAAAATTTGGACTATCCCGTGGTACTGAAGAACTCCTTTTCAAAGTGTGGAGTTACAGTTAGAAAGATAACATCAGATGAGGAGTTAAAAAAATACACCAAGAATGCAATATGGGAGGGAATGATAGTACAGGAGTATATAGACTTTAAAATCGGAGATGCCTACAGGGATATTAGGATACTGGTAGTCGAAGATGAGGTAGTTGGTGGATATAGTAGGGTTAGTAAAAACTTCATTACCAATCTATATATGGGAGGTTCTATTAAGCCTGTAGAAATCACTGAAGAACTGGAGGATTTGGCACTTAGATGTGCCCAGGCTATGGGTGGGGATATAATGGGAGTAGATATACTTCCCTCGAAGGAGGGTTATTATGTTATTGAAACTAACGCCGTACCAGGTCTAAAGGGATTCCAGTACTTAGGTGTAGATGCAGATTACAGGATCGCAGAGTTTTTAATAAGGTGCAGTAAGGTATAA